From a single Anaerolineaceae bacterium oral taxon 439 genomic region:
- a CDS encoding thiamine diphosphokinase yields MNLRSEPRRCVIFGSGESRGAAYSPRIGDILIAADGGYNALRRRKLRPDWVIGDFDSLGFVPKGKNVRVVPREKDDPDLILAIRCGLEAGCREFALYGATGTRFDHSYANVLALRYLREQGALGRIVTPDAELFVMISERVDFPAEERGKLSIFSLSERSLGVTLSGLKYPLADRTLTAREWLGLSNEFTGVAASISVRDGTLLVVKHADWVE; encoded by the coding sequence ATGAATCTGCGTTCTGAGCCGCGGCGCTGCGTGATTTTCGGATCAGGGGAAAGCCGCGGCGCGGCGTATTCTCCCCGGATCGGTGATATTTTGATTGCCGCCGACGGCGGATATAACGCGCTGCGGCGGCGGAAGCTACGGCCGGATTGGGTAATCGGCGATTTCGATTCGCTCGGATTCGTCCCGAAGGGAAAAAACGTCCGGGTCGTTCCGCGCGAGAAGGACGATCCGGACCTGATTCTTGCGATCCGCTGCGGATTGGAGGCGGGCTGCCGGGAATTCGCGCTGTATGGGGCGACGGGAACCCGCTTTGATCACTCATACGCGAACGTCCTGGCGCTTCGTTATCTTCGGGAGCAGGGCGCGTTGGGGCGGATCGTGACACCGGACGCCGAGCTGTTCGTCATGATCAGCGAGCGCGTCGATTTTCCGGCGGAGGAACGCGGGAAGCTGTCGATTTTCAGCCTGAGCGAGCGCAGTCTGGGCGTGACGCTGAGCGGGCTGAAATATCCGCTGGCGGATCGAACGCTGACGGCGCGCGAGTGGCTGGGACTGAGTAATGAATTTACCGGCGTGGCGGCGTCGATCTCCGTGCGCGACGGGACGCTGCTGGTGGTGAAACATGCGGATTGGGTGGAGTGA
- a CDS encoding transcriptional regulator, producing the protein MQADRGKITSLIRTARGQLDGILKMVDEDRYCMDIATQLSATTAILKRANREILEAHLRGCVRDAFLHEDEAAQDEKINEVVSLINRLEK; encoded by the coding sequence ATGCAGGCGGATCGGGGTAAGATTACCAGCCTGATTCGAACCGCGCGCGGCCAGCTGGACGGGATTCTGAAGATGGTTGATGAGGATCGCTACTGCATGGATATCGCGACGCAGTTATCGGCGACGACGGCGATTTTAAAGCGGGCGAATCGGGAAATTCTGGAAGCGCATCTGCGCGGCTGCGTTCGCGACGCTTTTCTTCATGAGGACGAGGCGGCGCAGGACGAAAAGATAAACGAAGTCGTCTCGCTGATCAACCGGCTTGAAAAATGA
- a CDS encoding copper-translocating P-type ATPase, whose amino-acid sequence MKQTYTVTGMTCAACSAAVEKATRSLPGVESATVNLLANQLTIVSERAVDDSVVVQAVEKAGYGAKPRNAKTAALEKADPGAIVRSEINALRTRLIVSICFLLPLMYLSMGHMIGLPLPAALHGNGNQVVFVLTQFLFLLPILYINRKFFIVGFRTLAHGSPNMDSLIAIGAAAATIYGIYALYKIAWAVGAGETAEANRFVMDVYFESAGTIFTLITVGKYLEAISKGKTTDALGKLLNLAPKTAAVIRDGEETVLPIEEIVVGDVIVVRPGEAIPVDGTILEGGSAVDQAVLTGESVPVEKTVGDTVYIATLNRTGSFKFRADKVGEDTTLAQIVQLVSDANSSKAPIQKLADQIAGIFVPTVISIAVAAMIVWLLLGHSFEFALSIAISVLVISCPCALGLATPVAIMVGTGQGALNGILIKSADAAEIAHEVDTVVLDKTGTITEGRPKVTRAIAADGVSEDELWQAAVYLENFSEHPFAKAILNAAAERGAAFDSDRSGEFEALSGFGVRAVRDGRTLLGGNARLMASEKIALPESISDAALYAAEGETPLYFAANGRYLGMIACADAVKETSAQAVANLRAMGMKTVMLTGDNRLTAEAVRRVVGVDEVIAEVLPSDKEGIIRRYQAETDAKGRAKKVAMVGDGINDAPALARADVGIAIGAGTDIAIESADIVLMKNDLRDVVTATQLSRAMMRTIRQNLFWAFFYNVIGIPLAAGVFYTLFGWKLSPDFAAAAMSLSSVTVVTNALRLRGFRPKWIEASEAPAVVNEALGETVKSAKEESESGMKKELVVEGMMCGHCKARVESVLGALAGVKSAAVDLEAKTATVELSAAVADEVLSGAVTGAGYEVVSVRDLK is encoded by the coding sequence ATGAAACAAACTTATACCGTTACCGGGATGACATGCGCCGCCTGCTCAGCCGCTGTCGAAAAAGCGACGCGGTCGCTTCCCGGCGTAGAGAGCGCGACGGTGAACCTGCTCGCGAACCAGCTGACAATCGTTTCCGAGCGCGCCGTCGACGATTCCGTCGTCGTTCAGGCGGTTGAAAAAGCGGGATACGGCGCGAAGCCGCGAAACGCGAAAACGGCCGCCTTGGAAAAGGCCGATCCGGGGGCGATCGTCCGCTCGGAGATCAATGCGCTGCGGACGCGCCTGATCGTTTCGATATGTTTCCTGCTGCCGCTGATGTACCTGTCGATGGGGCATATGATAGGCCTGCCGCTGCCTGCCGCGCTGCATGGAAACGGGAACCAGGTCGTTTTCGTCCTGACGCAGTTCCTGTTCCTGCTGCCCATCCTGTATATCAATCGCAAGTTTTTTATCGTCGGCTTCCGGACGCTGGCGCACGGATCGCCGAACATGGATTCGCTGATCGCGATCGGCGCGGCGGCGGCGACGATTTACGGAATTTACGCGCTGTATAAAATCGCCTGGGCGGTTGGCGCGGGGGAAACGGCGGAGGCGAACCGGTTTGTCATGGACGTGTATTTTGAATCCGCCGGGACGATTTTCACGCTGATTACGGTCGGGAAGTATCTCGAAGCGATTTCGAAAGGAAAGACGACCGACGCGCTGGGGAAGCTCCTGAACCTGGCTCCGAAAACCGCCGCCGTGATCCGGGACGGGGAAGAGACGGTTCTTCCGATTGAAGAAATCGTCGTCGGCGACGTCATCGTCGTCCGGCCGGGCGAGGCGATCCCGGTCGACGGGACGATTCTCGAAGGCGGGAGCGCGGTCGATCAGGCGGTCCTGACCGGCGAGAGCGTTCCGGTCGAGAAGACGGTTGGCGACACGGTGTATATCGCGACGCTGAACCGGACGGGATCGTTTAAATTCCGCGCCGATAAGGTCGGCGAAGATACGACGCTGGCGCAGATCGTTCAGCTCGTCAGCGACGCTAACAGCTCGAAAGCGCCGATCCAGAAATTGGCGGATCAGATTGCGGGAATTTTTGTTCCCACGGTGATTTCGATTGCGGTTGCCGCGATGATCGTTTGGCTCCTTCTGGGGCATTCGTTTGAATTCGCGCTGTCGATCGCGATCTCAGTTCTGGTGATCTCCTGTCCCTGCGCGCTGGGACTGGCGACGCCGGTCGCGATCATGGTCGGGACCGGGCAGGGCGCGTTGAACGGGATCCTGATTAAATCGGCGGATGCCGCCGAAATCGCGCATGAGGTCGATACGGTCGTTCTGGATAAAACGGGAACGATTACCGAAGGGCGTCCGAAGGTAACGCGCGCGATCGCCGCCGACGGCGTCAGCGAGGACGAGCTCTGGCAGGCGGCGGTATATTTGGAAAACTTCTCAGAGCATCCATTCGCGAAAGCGATCCTGAACGCGGCGGCTGAACGGGGCGCTGCGTTCGATTCGGACAGGTCCGGCGAGTTTGAGGCGCTTTCCGGCTTCGGCGTCCGCGCGGTTCGGGACGGACGAACGCTTCTCGGCGGGAACGCACGGCTGATGGCGTCTGAAAAAATCGCGCTTCCGGAATCGATCTCCGACGCGGCGCTGTATGCGGCTGAGGGCGAGACACCGCTGTATTTCGCGGCGAACGGGCGTTATCTGGGAATGATCGCCTGCGCCGACGCGGTTAAGGAGACCAGCGCTCAGGCGGTCGCGAATCTCCGCGCGATGGGGATGAAAACGGTGATGCTGACCGGGGATAACCGGCTGACGGCGGAGGCGGTCCGTCGGGTCGTTGGCGTCGATGAGGTCATCGCCGAGGTGCTTCCGAGCGATAAGGAAGGAATTATCCGCCGGTATCAGGCGGAAACGGACGCGAAGGGCCGGGCGAAGAAGGTTGCGATGGTTGGAGACGGGATCAACGACGCGCCGGCGCTGGCGCGGGCGGACGTCGGGATCGCGATCGGCGCGGGAACGGATATCGCGATCGAATCGGCGGATATTGTGCTGATGAAAAACGATCTGCGCGACGTTGTAACCGCGACGCAGCTGTCCAGGGCGATGATGCGCACGATTCGTCAGAATTTATTCTGGGCGTTCTTTTATAACGTGATCGGGATCCCGTTGGCCGCCGGCGTATTCTATACGCTGTTCGGCTGGAAGCTGAGCCCGGATTTTGCCGCTGCGGCGATGAGCCTGAGCTCCGTGACGGTGGTGACGAATGCGCTGCGGCTGCGCGGGTTCCGTCCGAAATGGATCGAGGCTTCCGAAGCTCCGGCGGTCGTTAACGAAGCTTTGGGAGAAACGGTAAAATCAGCGAAGGAAGAAAGCGAGTCAGGAATGAAAAAAGAATTGGTTGTTGAAGGGATGATGTGCGGGCACTGCAAAGCCCGGGTCGAATCGGTTTTAGGCGCGCTCGCCGGGGTAAAGTCGGCGGCGGTCGATCTGGAAGCGAAAACGGCTACGGTCGAGTTGAGCGCGGCGGTCGCGGACGAGGTCCTCAGCGGAGCGGTAACCGGCGCGGGGTACGAGGTCGTCTCGGTCCGGGACCTTAAGTGA